Genomic window (Prevotella melaninogenica ATCC 25845):
TCTACACGTATAGGTGCTTTCGCTTTTGCTAATTGTCGTGGACTTCGTGAAGTTCGTCTATCGGCAGTTGTTCCTCCTGTTTGTGCTGACAATACTTTTGATGGTATAGATCTTAGCCGTGTGAGACTCATCGTTCCTGCTCAAGCAAAGAAGGCATATCGTAATGCTCCAGGCTGGCGAAACTTCTTCTCACGTCATGAAATGGAGAATGTATGCGACCCAGAGAATCTCCTCGTACCGCATCCTCTCAAGCTGGAAGTCTACAAAAATAGTCTTCCTCTCAAATGGAAAGATGTTGTAGGGGTAGAGGCTCCACAGGAATTGAGTAATGAAAAGATGCAAGCTGAGTGTATCCTCGGTGAGCGAACAGTCTATAAGAAGGGACGTAAAACAGGACCGATGGTGCGCCTTGCACTTGATAAGTCGCTTACTAATAATGAGGCTTACATCTTACAGGTGAACGATAAGGGTATAACGATTAAAGGACGCACAGCAACAGCGGTGTTCTATGGATTGATGACACTCGAACAACTCTGTATTGGTAATGGTGTTTCCGCACGTTCAGTGAAGATTCCTGCGCTCAATATTGTGGACGAACCACGTACGGCAATCCGTGAATTGATGGTCGATCCAGTGCGTCATTTCATTCCGTTTGAAGATTTGAAGGGCTTTATTGTTGAGATGGCACGCTATAAGTTTAATGCACTCCATCTTCATTTGGTAGACGATCAGGCATGGCGTATAGAGATAAAGAAGTACCCAGAACTCATTGAGAAGGCGTCTGATCGTGTCGGAATGGATGACATGCCAGAGCGTATCAGCGGTTATTATACCCAAGATCAGATGCGCGAACTCGTTCGTTTTGCTGCTCAGTATCATGTGATGGTAATTCCAGAGATAGAACTTCCGGGTCATGAAGTGTCAGCTATTCATTGTTTCCCACGGCTTTCTTGTGCTAAGAAGCCTGTACCTATTCGCTTGACTTGTGGTGTGAGCAATGAGTTACTATGTCCTGCAGAGCCTTTTGTTTATGAGTTTCTCGATAATGTTTTGACAGAGTTAGCCGATGTGTTCCCTGCTCCATATGTTCATTTAGGGGGTGATGAGGCTGGGCAGCCACCATTGGGGGCATGGTCAGATTGCGCAGCTTGTACAGCACTGAAGAAGAAAGAAGGGTACACAGAGAACTGGCAGTTGCAGCAATACCTCTTCGACCGCGTGATTAATAAACTTCAGTCATTGGGTAAGATCCCAATGTACTGGTATGAACAGGAGTTTAAGACGATTCAGCCGGGTTGTGTGGTTTATGCATGGCGACATGGTTTGACGAAGACGGCTATTGATGCTGCTGTACGCAATAAGGCCAAGATAATGCTCTGTCCGGGCGAGCACTGTTACCTTGACTATCCACAGCAGAAGGGGGATATGCCTGAGAAGAACTGGGGAATGCCGGTAACCACACTCGAACAGACCTACCGTCTTGACCCTGCATGGGGGCAGGATAGTGTATTTGTACGTGATAATCTACTCGGAGTGAGTGGAACGCTTTGGAGTGAATGTATCAACTCCACAGAGCGTATTTACTATCAAGCTTTTCCACGTGCAGCTGCTTTGGCTGAGGCAGGATGGAGTGTACCAGAACGTAGAAGTTATAAGGAGTTCCTCAAGCGAGTTCGTCCGTTGACAGATGATATGCTGCGTCGTGGTATCGCTGTAAACGTAAGATAGAGTGAAGATGGTGGTTGTCAGCTTGTAAAAAGAAAGTCTTTACGATGACGACAGACCGTTATAAATAAAAGTATCATCACGAAGGTAATGAATTATTCTTCGTGATGATAAATATTTTTCTTCATGAAAAAAAATATTTCTTGTCGTGAAGAAAAATTTTTTTTTCATGAAAATAATTCGCTAAAGGTTCAGACTTACACCAGCAACGACCCATGCGCCTGGCTGTGGAACATTCCCATAGTCAACGTAATGAGCCCCAAATAAGTTGTTTGCTTCAACATATGCCGTCCACTTCTTTGCATTCCAAGTCATACGACTATCAACAACGCCATAGCTCTTATAGCTTTGTCGTTGGTTGTTTGTGTCGATATAGTTTCCCATTCGATGTTGGAAGCGATAGTAGAAGCCAAGATCAAGATTGCGCCAGAGGTTCAACTGGAGATTGCTGACAAACTTGTTCTTCAAATATTCCAACGCATACTTACTTACATAACCTTGATTATCAACCTTCTTTTGGTGGATATAGCTATAAGCCACACCAAACTTCTTAAAGAATCTTTGTGAAGGAAGAAGCTGATAGAGATCGAAATCGAGTGAAGCCTCTGTTCCAAAGTGCTTTATCTTTCCGAAGTTTACACTCTTCCATAGCACAGCTCCGTTAGCATCTAATGTACCATCACTAATCCAGTCGATAAGGTTCTTATGATTGTTCCAGTAAACGCTTGCCTTGGCAGTGACGCCCTTATTGTCATATTTCACACCCGTTTCGAATGCTGAAAGTTCTTCTGGGCGAAGATGTTTGTCTGCCTTATGACCACCAACTGAGTAGAATAACTCTGTAACAGACGGCATACGGAGGGACGAATTATAAGAAGCATATAGCTTCCAAGCGTTTCCTATACGGAAACTTGCATCAACTCCAGGGTAAACATGCATTGGCATATCTGCTTGACTGTTCTTGACTGCTGTCAAACCAGCTGACAGCGTGAAGCGGTCAAGGATGATATTATGCTCAAGAACAAACTGAATATTTGTGCGATTAAGTCCGACTGTATAGTCTCTGTCTGTGCCATGGATATGCTTTGGACGAGAGAGTGGTTCGCCGAGGTTACCACTGACGAGGTCTTCATTGCGTAGTTCTGCAGCAAAGGCAGTACGCCCAAGTGTCCAATCAAAGTAGGCATTGAGGTTTACACCATAGATATCTGTGCGGTGATAGTTGAAAGGATACTTATTGGATGCACCACGGAAGAGCTCAAAGCGGTCCATATTGCGGTTCCAATAGATAGAAGGGCGAATGTGGAAACGGCCCCTTAGGTTCTCAGCTTGAATGGCTGTGAAGGTCTTGAAGGTGTGTTCAAACTGGTCATCGTACTTTGCTGAATAAAAAGTATTTGATCCAAAGTCTTTCACACTCATACCTGTATGCCAGCGAACCATCATGTCTTCATCCGTATAATTACCTTGATAAAAAACTTTTGCAGTGCGGTAATCAGCGTTGAGGCTGCCTGCCTTGTTGCGAAGATAGCCATCACTGCGAGTGTAAGAAGCTGATAGCTGATTGTTCCAACGGTCTTTTGAAGCAATGTTTCCACGTATGCCAGCACTGAGATAGCCGTAGGAACCACCTTCAATATGGGCAGAAAGACTTGTCTTTTGTGGAGTTTTGGTTACGATGTTTATAGCACCTAATAACGAAGATGTACCATAAACGCGGGCTGCTGGACCCTCAAGGACTTCTATCCGTTCGATTTCACTGATGTCAACTGGGAAGTCAAAGGAGTTGTGTCCAGTCTGTGCATCACAGATATTGATACCATTAAGGAGGACTGTGATTTGCTCTGAGTTGCCACCACGAATACTTACGTCGGTCAAGACACCTAAAGGTCCTTTTTGGCGGACGTCAACACCGACGGCATACTTTAGCAAATCGTTTACACTTTGTACTGGAGCCGCCTGAATATCCTCACGACTCAGTACAGTTACCATTCTCGCTTGCTGACTAACTGTCAGCGGTGCTCGCGTTCCAGTGACGTTCACTTCCTCCATCATGATGCCTCTGTTGGTGATAGTTGAGTCCGTCTCTGCCTTCTCTGTTTCAATACTAATGCCCTTGGCAGTAGCATTTTGCAAGGTAGCGACGCTCAGTACACCAATCAGAACCTCTTTCCCAAGAACTGAAAAGAGCGAATAGCCATGGTTGGAGAAGTGTTTAAACTTCAGAACGCTGCGCTTTTGAAATGTTGGTTTGTACATAATATAATTAAAGAAAACGTCGGAAGGTGGAGCTTTCCCCAACCGACAAACGGGTGCAAAAGTAATAAAAGTTTTTGTAACAGCGTGGATTAATCGATGATTATCGACTTTTATGTGGGTAAGGTGTAGAAAAACCTTCGTTTATGTACGTTATATTTGAGATTTTTACTACTTTTGTAGGCAATTAATTCTCGAAACAGACAAACGATTAATTGCACAATGAAAGCATTACGTGACCGTATCTTAAAGGATGGAAAGTGCTTCCCAGACGGAATCTTGAAGGTAGACAAGTTTATTAATCACCAGATGGATCCTAATCTGATGAAGCAGATTTGTGTGGAGTTTATCCGCCGTTATGCATCAACAGAAATCAACAAGATTATCACAATTGAAGCGAGTGGCATTGCTCCTGCCATTATGATGGGCTTTTTACTCGACCTTCCTGTGGTCTTTGCGAAGAAGAAAAAGCCTTCAACAATGGGCGATATGCTTTCGACAAGCGTCTTCTCGTTTACCAAGCAAAGAGAGTATAACGTCGTGATATCCAAAGAGTATCTCGGTAAAGGCGACAAGGTGCTGTTTGTTGATGACTTCTTGGCTTATGGTAATGCGGCGAAAGGAATCATAGATCTTTGTAAAAAAGCAGGTGCAGAGTTAGTTGGTATGGGCTTTATCATAGAGAAAGCATTTCAACATGGTCGTGATGCGATTGAAGTAGCAGGTGTTCGTTGTGAGAGTTTGGCTATCATCGAGTCGCTTGAAAACTGTGAGATTAAAATGAGAGAAACATAAACGAGGTGGGCTTGTGTGCCCACCTTTCTTGTTTTATATGGTAATCATCTTTAACGCAAACGCTTCTTTAAAGCATTGAGATTACTCTTTAAGAGGCGTAGAACTAACTTTTAAGAAAGATGAAGCTGTACTTTGGAATCACCAAAGCTACCCTTTTATTTCAGTAAAGAATAACATCTTACCTTTATTATATCGTTTTAAATAACAAAAAGAATGGAAAAGTCTAAGGAACTTATCTATGGTCTGAATGATCGTCCACCAATTCGTGAAACTATTTTTGCTGCTTTGCAGCATCTGTTGGCAATCTTCGTAGCCATTATCACACCACCCCTCATCATCAGTTCAGCATTGAAATTCGACTTGGATACCACAGGTTTCCTCGTGTCAATGTCTCTCTTCGTGTCTGGATTGGCTACCTTTATTCAGTGTCGTAGGTTTGGTCCGATTGGAGCAGGTCTTCTTTGTATTCAAGGAACGTCTTTCTCTTTCATCAGTCCAATCATCGGAGCAGGTATGTTGGGTATGATTAACGGCAAGATGAACGTAGAAATGGGACTCAGTTACATCTTTGGTGCTTGTCTTGTTGCCTCTGTTGTAGAGATGGTTGTGAGCCGTCTCTTGCCTTACACACGTAAGATTATCACTCCATTGGTGTCAGGTATCGTTGTTTCCCTCATTGGTATGTGTCTTATTAAGGCAGGTATCAACTCTTGTGGTGGTGGTCAGTCGGCTGTTGATGCTGGTACATTTGGGTCTATGCAGAATCTTGGACTTGCGTTACTCGTATTGGTTAGCATTATTTTCTTCAACCGATCAAACAACCGTTTCCTACGTATGGGATCCATTGTGTTGGGACTATTGATAGGTTGTGTAGCTGCTTATGCACTCAATATGATTGACTTTTCAAGCCTCAAAGGTAGTGGTAGCCTTAATATTCCAGTTCCTTTCAAATATGGATTGAACTTTGATTTAGGTACAATCATTGGTATCGGACTTATTTATCTGGTAACAGCTGTAGAGGCTTTTGGTGATATTACAGCCAATTCACTCATCTCTGGTGAGCCTGTTGAAGGTCCTGTCTTCTTGAAAAGAGCGCAGGGTGGTGTTCTTGCAGATGGTTTCAACTCTTTATTAGCTGCTGTCTTCAATAGTTTTCCTAACTCTATCTTTGCCCAAAACAATGGTATGATACAGCTTACGGGTGTTGCCAGCCGTTATGTTGGTTATTTCATTGCTGGCGCTTTGGTTCTTTTAGGATTGTTCCCAGTTGTTGGTAAGGTGTTCTCACTTATTCCTGATCCTGTTTTGGGCGGTGCAACCTTGTTGATGTTTGGTACTGTTGCCGCTGCAGGTATTCGTATTATCGCTTCTACTGAGATTACTCGTAAGGCTGTGTTGGTCATGGCTATCAGTTTTGCAATGGGTCTGAGCGTAGAGTTGGTACCTGGTATTCTTGATAAGATGCCTGATATCATCAAGAACATTTTCTCAAGTGGTATCACTACAGGTGGCCTTACAGCTATCCTTGCCAATGCCTTTATCCGCATCAAGGAGTAAACTTAAGCAATATAGAAAACCAAAGAATCAATAATGATTTAAGTGTTTTCTGTAAGAAAAAAGCAGTTTTTTACTATCCTTTCGGTACATTCTCCTTTTAAATGTTTATCTTTGCAAAAGATAGAAGGAGAATGTACCGATTGCGTTTCTCCGTGAAGTATAAATTGATTCTTAACAAAACAGAATAATAACAAGACTATGTCAAATCAGAATAAGCAGCGTAAATTTACAAAGTCGCTGACCTTTAAAGTTCTTTGTGGACTGGCTGTCCTCGTATTCTTGGGCTTAATTTATAATCTCATTGTGGCTTCAGATGATGCTCCAATGACTGAACAGGAGGAGGAAGAGGTGCAGAAACGCAATGCAGATGCAGACACAATAGACATAGTAGGCGATTATCTTTGGCCTAATATGAAGCCTTCAAAAGAGGATATGATGACTGATGAGGAGAAAGCTGCTGAGGCTGAAAAGGCTAAGGCTGGTAAAGATGATAAGGGGAAGGAGGCTTCTGATAAGGTGCAGTCTAACCAATACGATGCTCCTATCGCTGCACCTGCTCCAGACGTTACTCCATCTTCAGAACTTCCTGCTAAGCAGACAGCACCTTCTATTGAGAAGATGGATGCCCCAAAGATTGAAAAGATTGAATAGTATAAGAACTGTTCTTTAGACTGAACAGTAGACTATAAGAATCTTCACAACTTTGTGTAAACGTTGTCCTAATGCTTGTAAAGTAGAAAGAAAAAATACTATAACGACTTAAAAGAAAGAGAGGTATGCAATGAAACGTTTAGTTTTATTTCTTTTTGTAGCTGTCCTAATGGTGGGTTGTGCTACAACTTATTATGATTCAGAGGGTAATCCTGTGTCAAAGGAGAAAATGAGTCAGTTGCGTGCTACTGCTGTGAAGGCTCACTTAGCAGAGCATCGCTACCGCGTCTTTGTGGACCGTATGTACCCTATGCGTGGTCCTGCTGTCTATTTACAGGACGATTGGGGACTCGAGGTGAGTGGTGATTCGGTAGGGCTTTTCCTCCCTTATTTCGGTAGAGCTTACTATATTCCTTACGGACGTGGTGGCGGTTTGAGCCTTGTAGAACCTCTGACGAGTTACAAGGAAGAACCGATGAAGGGCGGACGTCGTATCTTTATGACCGCTCGTAATGATTTCGAGAGCTATCAGATTGTACTTGAAGTCTTCGATAATGCTACTGTGTCATTGGTAATTAATCCCAGTGAAAAGGAGACGATTAGCTTTTCTGGTGTGATGGAGCTTAATGATGTTTTTACACCAAAGGGTCAAAAAGCAAGTAAGAGACACCAGACAACATTCATGAAATTATGATTAACCGACTTAATACTTTGTTCCTGTTACTGTTTGTAAGTCATATGGCATTCGGACAGTCGGCAGGAACAATTGCGTCTAAGGATGCCATGCTTTATGAGTCGTCTCGACATCTGTATGAGAAGGGTGATACGTTGACGATTATTTCAAAGGATTTTGAATGGCCAAAAGGCTTGGATGGCTCTCTCTTACCAGAACTACAGCATTATCTTACAAACTTTTTCTTTAACCAGTCTTCCGAAAGTTATGATACTGGTTGGAAGCAGTTTGAGTCTTCGTTAGGTAAAGAAGTGCGAACTATAAAGGATGATGCGGGTGCTGAAAGGCGTTTTTATGATATGGGGTTACGATGTCTTTGGTTGGAGCCAGGCAGATACATTTCTTTTCTTGCCCGCTTGGAGGAACGTAATGCAACAAGTGTCATTACGGCAAAGCATTCTTATTTTACCTTTGATCTTATCAATAAGAAAGTCTTAACGCAGAATGATGTGTTTAATCAGACACGCATGTGGCAGGATCCTAACGTTCGCTATCAGTTTTATGAACTGTTAGATTATACGGCAAATACGCATACTGAGGACTCTATAAATTGGGACCTTCTGCCCAATCAGTTTGCACTGATAGGACAGAATATACTTTTCGACCTTGGTGTTGATAACGGTGGAGGAGTTTATTCAGAAGTAAGTAATGACATGGTAGATGTACTTTTCTCTAAGAGTTTTAAGAAGTGGCAGAAACAGTCATTATCTTATGCAGGCACTAAGAAACTTCCTAATGAGGCTGTATATGTCTCCTTATCACCTGATTCTGTCTTCCCAGAAATATTGCCACAGTTTGATGGAAATTTAGTTGCGGCTTTTGGGCAGAATTTTTCCGATACAGGACTTAACCCAGCAACAACTCCTGTGGGGAGAATTTACGCCTCTTTTATTGTTGATACGGATGGTTCTTTGAAAGATATAGTCTTTCTAACGGTAAATAATATTGAGTTGAACCGCAGTGTTGCTGCAGCACTTCAATTATTAAGAGGTTGGAAACCTGCAATGCATAACGGTAAAGCTGTAGCTTATAGATATAACTTTCCCCTCATTTTACACTTCCAATAAGAGTCGTGCGGAGCCTTAGCACGTGTGGTGCGGGTGGTAAGCACCTATGGTGCGGAGGCTTCGCACCAAGCAAACAGATGTAGATGTGATTGTCGGTAAATAGTTGGTTCAGAGTCGATTAATGCTTGTTCATTGCTTGTTTCAAAGGTGAATGAAACGCGAAAGCATTTGTTTTGTTTCACCAAAGAAAGGAAACGGAAAGTTGATAGGTTATACTTATCTTCTTTTAGGGTATGCTTGTATGCCTTTCGTCCTTCTCTTTTTCAGCCTGATATAGGAAGTCGTAAATAATTTCTGTAACCCTTTCTTGCCCTTCGTTAGTAAGTGCTGGAAGGGTGAAGATTCTTCCCTTTGTTGTATAAATTATCTGAACGATGAAAGGAACGAAGTAATAATTGTAGTCGTTTATCCCTTCTATTTCATCAGCAGTTACTTCTGTATATTTGCAACGTAGACAATCGTAGAAACAAATATGGTCACCTTTGATGGATAGATAGTCTTTTTCCCATAGTTTTTGGCAGGCAACAAAAAGTTTGAAAAGGCAAAACAAAACAGTATGAAGTATGATTGAGAGTGCGAAAATGAGCATGAAAGGATGGGCAGCGTCTACAACTATGTGCCCAAAGAAAAACCATATAAATAAGAAGATGGGGATGGGTGAGAGCAGCGCTTCTAAGAGTAATAAACCGCTATATTTGTATTTGATAACCATCTTAGAATTGTGTGTAGATAAAAGGTTGGATACTATGATGACTAAGATTAATAACTAACTGCATAACAACAGCAAAGATACATAGTTTAACAAGCCATGAAGAATGGATAAACTTACTTTGCAGCCAGTTATAGTCAGTCTCTCGAATACTATGAAGTTCCAAACTTATCAGCACAACGGCAAGCCATAGTGGGTATTCCATTAGGAAGGTGTAGGCATCTGAGAGGCTGATAGTATGCAGGATATTGTCGATTAATGTTGTAGCAGTTGTCATATCCGCTGCACGGAAGAATATCCATGCAAGGGAAACATAGCTAAACGTAATAAACCAACTGATACCTTTTGTATATTTATTGTCTGGTATCTTATCCAATCCATTGTTTCGGCAAAACTTATGAATGACCAGTCCGATACCATGAAGTACACCCCATACAATGAACATCCATGATGCACCATGCCACAGACCTGCCACTATCATTGCCAAGAAGCTATTGAGATAGGTGCGAAGTTCGCCTTTTCTGTTTCCTCCCAATGGGATGTAAAGATAGTCACGGAACCATGTGGAGAGAGCTATATGCCAACGATGCCAGAACTCAGTGAGGTTCAGACTCTGATAAGGGAATCTGAAATTGTCTTTTAGCTCATATCCCATCAGGGCGGCAACACCAATAGCAAGGTCGCTGTAACCCGAGAAATCGAAATAGATTTGAACTGAAAAGCCCAATACACCCATCAAATTACCAAAGCCACTTTGGCTTGCTGGCGCATCAAAAACAATATTATTGTATTGTGCAATATAGTCGGCGATGAGGGCTTTCTTTATCAGTCCGCAGATGATCAGCCATAAACCTTTATAAACAAGGTTCTCGTTGACATTGTCTTTCGGTGTCTGAACCTGTGGGAGCAATACTTCAGCACGGGTGATGGGACCAGCGATAAGGAGTGGGAAAAAGGTAAGGTAGAAAGCGTAGTCAATCAGTTCTGCCGTCTTAGGATAGCGTCCTTTATAGATGTCAACGGTGTAACTGATAGCTTGAAAGGTGAAGAATGAGATACCGACAGGTAGCAACATCTTCTCTGGTGAGAAGTTGCTACGCAATAGTTCGTGGAATATCTCAAGTGTAAAGTTTGAGTATTTGTAGTAGAGTAGGGGTAACAACTCAGTTAGGATGACAATGGCAAGTCCAATTTT
Coding sequences:
- the xpt gene encoding xanthine phosphoribosyltransferase, translated to MKALRDRILKDGKCFPDGILKVDKFINHQMDPNLMKQICVEFIRRYASTEINKIITIEASGIAPAIMMGFLLDLPVVFAKKKKPSTMGDMLSTSVFSFTKQREYNVVISKEYLGKGDKVLFVDDFLAYGNAAKGIIDLCKKAGAELVGMGFIIEKAFQHGRDAIEVAGVRCESLAIIESLENCEIKMRET
- a CDS encoding energy transducer TonB — its product is MINRLNTLFLLLFVSHMAFGQSAGTIASKDAMLYESSRHLYEKGDTLTIISKDFEWPKGLDGSLLPELQHYLTNFFFNQSSESYDTGWKQFESSLGKEVRTIKDDAGAERRFYDMGLRCLWLEPGRYISFLARLEERNATSVITAKHSYFTFDLINKKVLTQNDVFNQTRMWQDPNVRYQFYELLDYTANTHTEDSINWDLLPNQFALIGQNILFDLGVDNGGGVYSEVSNDMVDVLFSKSFKKWQKQSLSYAGTKKLPNEAVYVSLSPDSVFPEILPQFDGNLVAAFGQNFSDTGLNPATTPVGRIYASFIVDTDGSLKDIVFLTVNNIELNRSVAAALQLLRGWKPAMHNGKAVAYRYNFPLILHFQ
- a CDS encoding family 20 glycosylhydrolase, whose translation is MATMSVTSWANLLQDSLLFIHKKKGLNSISSWRRCLDRGMFTLFAFFLLGQSVNAQNFRTLRDVKVNETVLDLSQSDCKVIPRNAMHSCHRLTSLTLPPKLDSIGTQAFFACDGISGKLYFPATTRVVDASAFNGCRQLTELFFDGSTRIGAFAFANCRGLREVRLSAVVPPVCADNTFDGIDLSRVRLIVPAQAKKAYRNAPGWRNFFSRHEMENVCDPENLLVPHPLKLEVYKNSLPLKWKDVVGVEAPQELSNEKMQAECILGERTVYKKGRKTGPMVRLALDKSLTNNEAYILQVNDKGITIKGRTATAVFYGLMTLEQLCIGNGVSARSVKIPALNIVDEPRTAIRELMVDPVRHFIPFEDLKGFIVEMARYKFNALHLHLVDDQAWRIEIKKYPELIEKASDRVGMDDMPERISGYYTQDQMRELVRFAAQYHVMVIPEIELPGHEVSAIHCFPRLSCAKKPVPIRLTCGVSNELLCPAEPFVYEFLDNVLTELADVFPAPYVHLGGDEAGQPPLGAWSDCAACTALKKKEGYTENWQLQQYLFDRVINKLQSLGKIPMYWYEQEFKTIQPGCVVYAWRHGLTKTAIDAAVRNKAKIMLCPGEHCYLDYPQQKGDMPEKNWGMPVTTLEQTYRLDPAWGQDSVFVRDNLLGVSGTLWSECINSTERIYYQAFPRAAALAEAGWSVPERRSYKEFLKRVRPLTDDMLRRGIAVNVR
- a CDS encoding DUF4251 domain-containing protein, which produces MKRLVLFLFVAVLMVGCATTYYDSEGNPVSKEKMSQLRATAVKAHLAEHRYRVFVDRMYPMRGPAVYLQDDWGLEVSGDSVGLFLPYFGRAYYIPYGRGGGLSLVEPLTSYKEEPMKGGRRIFMTARNDFESYQIVLEVFDNATVSLVINPSEKETISFSGVMELNDVFTPKGQKASKRHQTTFMKL
- a CDS encoding nucleobase:cation symporter-2 family protein; this encodes MEKSKELIYGLNDRPPIRETIFAALQHLLAIFVAIITPPLIISSALKFDLDTTGFLVSMSLFVSGLATFIQCRRFGPIGAGLLCIQGTSFSFISPIIGAGMLGMINGKMNVEMGLSYIFGACLVASVVEMVVSRLLPYTRKIITPLVSGIVVSLIGMCLIKAGINSCGGGQSAVDAGTFGSMQNLGLALLVLVSIIFFNRSNNRFLRMGSIVLGLLIGCVAAYALNMIDFSSLKGSGSLNIPVPFKYGLNFDLGTIIGIGLIYLVTAVEAFGDITANSLISGEPVEGPVFLKRAQGGVLADGFNSLLAAVFNSFPNSIFAQNNGMIQLTGVASRYVGYFIAGALVLLGLFPVVGKVFSLIPDPVLGGATLLMFGTVAAAGIRIIASTEITRKAVLVMAISFAMGLSVELVPGILDKMPDIIKNIFSSGITTGGLTAILANAFIRIKE
- a CDS encoding TonB-dependent receptor plug domain-containing protein, translating into MYKPTFQKRSVLKFKHFSNHGYSLFSVLGKEVLIGVLSVATLQNATAKGISIETEKAETDSTITNRGIMMEEVNVTGTRAPLTVSQQARMVTVLSREDIQAAPVQSVNDLLKYAVGVDVRQKGPLGVLTDVSIRGGNSEQITVLLNGINICDAQTGHNSFDFPVDISEIERIEVLEGPAARVYGTSSLLGAINIVTKTPQKTSLSAHIEGGSYGYLSAGIRGNIASKDRWNNQLSASYTRSDGYLRNKAGSLNADYRTAKVFYQGNYTDEDMMVRWHTGMSVKDFGSNTFYSAKYDDQFEHTFKTFTAIQAENLRGRFHIRPSIYWNRNMDRFELFRGASNKYPFNYHRTDIYGVNLNAYFDWTLGRTAFAAELRNEDLVSGNLGEPLSRPKHIHGTDRDYTVGLNRTNIQFVLEHNIILDRFTLSAGLTAVKNSQADMPMHVYPGVDASFRIGNAWKLYASYNSSLRMPSVTELFYSVGGHKADKHLRPEELSAFETGVKYDNKGVTAKASVYWNNHKNLIDWISDGTLDANGAVLWKSVNFGKIKHFGTEASLDFDLYQLLPSQRFFKKFGVAYSYIHQKKVDNQGYVSKYALEYLKNKFVSNLQLNLWRNLDLGFYYRFQHRMGNYIDTNNQRQSYKSYGVVDSRMTWNAKKWTAYVEANNLFGAHYVDYGNVPQPGAWVVAGVSLNL
- a CDS encoding MBOAT family O-acyltransferase — encoded protein: MTNITQLMTAFFDFLSSQDKNWSLCTFPFMVSFLVFFAIYIGLNRYRQTWTKAYVIAFSLFFAFKANGVLMWLLPIVTISSWYLTRFMMRLKRGKVRKIGLAIVILTELLPLLYYKYSNFTLEIFHELLRSNFSPEKMLLPVGISFFTFQAISYTVDIYKGRYPKTAELIDYAFYLTFFPLLIAGPITRAEVLLPQVQTPKDNVNENLVYKGLWLIICGLIKKALIADYIAQYNNIVFDAPASQSGFGNLMGVLGFSVQIYFDFSGYSDLAIGVAALMGYELKDNFRFPYQSLNLTEFWHRWHIALSTWFRDYLYIPLGGNRKGELRTYLNSFLAMIVAGLWHGASWMFIVWGVLHGIGLVIHKFCRNNGLDKIPDNKYTKGISWFITFSYVSLAWIFFRAADMTTATTLIDNILHTISLSDAYTFLMEYPLWLAVVLISLELHSIRETDYNWLQSKFIHSSWLVKLCIFAVVMQLVINLSHHSIQPFIYTQF